A window of Candidatus Saccharibacteria bacterium contains these coding sequences:
- a CDS encoding glutamate--tRNA ligase, with protein sequence MNENTPTVRTRFAPSPTGALHGGTIRTTVFAWLLARQAGGQFLLRIEDTDQKREVPGAIQNIMDSLRWLGLDWDEGPDTGGPYAPYTQSQRLDIYKEWAQKLYEAGKAYADPYSPEELQALREQAQAEKRPFLYRDHRPDQPPAWDGSQPLRIRLEPKSYSWHDAVMGDITMGPEMVDDFIIIKSDGFPTYNFCHIIDDHLMKITHVTRSQEFLSSIPKFLAAHEALGLTPPVNLTVPPVLDESGKRKLSKRYGAKPILAYRDLGYLPSAVLNFLATIGWNDGTEQEVYTVQELIEKFSSSRIQKSGGIFDEQRLTYLNGVHIRRLSLDELYEKVADFWPAEAADADDAHKKAVLRLVHERLKFFAELPELTRFFFVAPSSEAVTEQVAANKQLRKLTGTERHDALAAVISALENSDFSEDDLEKQLRALVEQLGAKPGVLFSLVRVAVTGSNVAPGLFETLHVLGKDASLSRLRSTLQ encoded by the coding sequence ATGAATGAGAACACCCCAACCGTCCGCACCCGCTTTGCTCCCAGCCCGACCGGCGCCCTGCATGGCGGCACCATCCGTACCACTGTCTTTGCCTGGCTGCTAGCCCGCCAGGCTGGCGGCCAGTTCCTATTGCGCATCGAGGATACCGATCAGAAACGTGAAGTGCCAGGCGCCATCCAAAACATCATGGACAGCCTGCGCTGGCTCGGCCTTGATTGGGATGAGGGCCCTGATACTGGCGGCCCCTACGCTCCCTATACCCAGTCCCAGCGTCTCGATATCTACAAGGAGTGGGCACAGAAACTGTACGAAGCGGGGAAGGCCTACGCCGATCCCTACAGTCCGGAAGAATTGCAGGCCCTTCGCGAGCAGGCACAGGCTGAAAAACGGCCGTTTTTGTACCGCGACCATCGCCCTGATCAGCCACCCGCCTGGGACGGCAGCCAGCCGCTTCGCATCAGGCTGGAGCCGAAGTCATATAGCTGGCATGATGCCGTCATGGGAGACATCACCATGGGGCCGGAGATGGTTGACGATTTCATCATCATCAAAAGTGACGGCTTCCCGACATACAACTTCTGCCACATCATCGATGACCACCTGATGAAGATCACGCACGTCACCCGCAGCCAGGAATTCCTTTCGAGCATTCCCAAGTTCCTGGCCGCCCACGAAGCACTCGGGCTGACGCCACCTGTAAACCTGACTGTACCTCCCGTCCTGGATGAAAGTGGCAAGCGCAAGCTCAGCAAGCGCTATGGCGCCAAGCCCATCCTGGCCTACCGCGACCTGGGATACCTGCCGAGCGCCGTGCTGAATTTCCTGGCTACTATTGGCTGGAACGATGGCACCGAGCAAGAGGTGTACACCGTCCAGGAACTGATTGAAAAATTCAGCAGCAGCCGTATTCAGAAGAGCGGCGGTATCTTTGACGAACAGCGTCTGACGTACCTGAACGGTGTACACATCCGCCGGCTGTCGCTGGATGAACTATATGAAAAGGTTGCAGACTTTTGGCCGGCAGAAGCAGCGGATGCCGACGACGCACACAAAAAAGCCGTGCTGCGTCTCGTGCACGAGCGGCTGAAGTTCTTTGCCGAGCTGCCGGAACTGACACGGTTCTTCTTTGTCGCACCCAGCAGTGAAGCAGTCACAGAGCAAGTAGCCGCCAACAAGCAGCTGCGCAAGCTGACAGGCACCGAACGGCACGACGCTCTTGCCGCCGTCATCAGTGCGCTCGAAAACAGCGACTTCAGCGAGGACGATCTTGAAAAGCAGCTGCGCGCGCTGGTAGAACAGCTAGGCGCCAAGCCAGGAGTGCTCTTCAGCCTGGTGCGTGTGGCCGTCACCGGCAGCAATGTCGCGCCGGGACTGTTTGAGACGTTGCATGTGCTTGGCAAGGATGCCAGTCTGTCGCGTCTGCGTAGCACCTTGCAGTAA